A section of the Gasterosteus aculeatus chromosome 10, fGasAcu3.hap1.1, whole genome shotgun sequence genome encodes:
- the LOC120826167 gene encoding uncharacterized protein LOC120826167, which translates to MSSVENLREFVNERLSAAAEEIFGVFKRIVVEYQEEIDRQRRLLDVLWKPEVRLHRIELPQSRVCKEEELLSEQQLCLQERKPSLDQEDPDPPEIKEEQEELCTSPEGEQLEPKQEAFTLTPTCEERGHGEDQLLDSCTDEAESVVQETSLEYISVESTAVVELNNDHQLLSHNPHESDGRDQKGVKLSLTSNKEPVPPGEKPILCRDCGKYFQHRNSLLGHVRRTHRVDEPFVCNTCGKRFIHKSTFETHKTVHSEEKPFSCKTCGKYFKCSSDLKFHMKVHTGERPHLCSTCGKTFTRKSHLKSHILIHSGEKPYFCVTCGKKFAQPSNLTSHIRSHNGERPYSCITCGKAFIQASVLKRHKRTHSGEKPYSCITCGKAFTQASVLKRHIIIHTGEKPYSCKICKSGFRSSSNLIVHMRRTHEGETS; encoded by the exons atgtcttcagttgagaatttgagagagtttgtcaacgagcgactatctgctgctgctgaagaaatattcggagtttttaaaagaatcgtcgtcgagtaccaggaagagatcgaccggcagcgcagactgttggatgttttatgGAAACCCGAAGTGAGGTTACACAGGATAG agctcccacagtcacgtgtctgtaaggaggaggagcttctctctgagcagcagctctgtctgcaggagaggaagcccagtctggaccaagaggacccagatcctccagagattaaagaggaacaggaggaactctgcaccagtccagagggagagcagcttgaaccgaagcaggaggcctttacgttgactcctacttgtgaggaaagaggccacggtgaagatcaacttctggactcgtgtactgatgaagctgagagtgtggtacaggaaacatctctagaatacatttcagttgaaagcaccgctgtagttgaactaaacaatgaccaccagcttctctctcacaatcctcatgaatctgatggccgagatcagaaaggagtaaaacttagtttaacatcaaacaaGGAACCAGTTCCTCCGGGTGAGAAGCCAATTTTGTGCAGAGATTGTGGGAAATACTTTCAACATAGAAATAGCTTGTTGGGCCACGTGAGAAGAACCCACAGAGTTGATGAACCATTtgtatgcaacacctgtgggaaaagattcATTCATAAATCAACATTTGAGACTCATAAAACAGTCCATAGTGAAGAGAAACCATTTTCTTGCAAAACatgtggaaaatatttcaaatgtagtaGTGACCTAAAGTTCCACATGAAAGTACACACAGGGGAAAGGCCACATCTTTGtagcacctgtgggaaaacatttacACGGAAATCACATTTGAAGTCTCATATATTaattcatagtggggagaagccatatttcTGCGTCACCTGCGGGAAAAAATTTGCTCAGCCATCAAATTTGACGTCTCATATAAGAAGCCACAATGGGGAAaggccatattcctgcatcacctgcggGAAAGCATTCATTCAGGCATCAGTATTGAAGCGTCATAAAAGAACtcatagtggggagaagccatattcctgcatcacctgcggGAAAGCATTCACTCAGGCATCAGTATTGAAGCGTCATATAATAATTCatactggggagaagccatattcctgtaaaatatgtaaaagtgGTTTCAGGAGTTCTAGTAACCTAATTGTCCACATGAGAAGAACCCACGAGGGTGAGACGTCATAG